The segment AGCACGCGGGTTTTGGCTGTCTGACTCATAGTGTGGATCCAGCTGGATAAAGGTCAAAAAAGGTAAGTCATTGTACACTTAATGCCAAACCACCGTCGCCTTTGTCTGATGGCTTTCCTCCCCTTCTTCTACTTTGATAAACACAGGTAAGCTCTGCGCTAGCAGCGTTTCACTATCGGTACTGGCATTAGCAATAACCGCACCTAACGCCACTACCCAAGGTTGGCCGTCACGCTCAACAGGAAGAAATAAGCAGCTATTGTGTTCGCAGTCATCGCCAAGCACCGTGGTTAACGGATGCATTACGACATTTTCCCAGCGGAGCGTTTGATTGCTATTGATGGTGAGCACGCTGTCCCCCCACTCCAAATGATTAAAGGAAGCCACTGCATGTGAGGCGGCTATTTCAGCGCGCATTTGCGCTAACGTCGATGCCCGATAATTGCTCGCTAAGCGTTCGTCCACAAACGCAGATTGCACGCAGATAACACCAATAATCAACGCGCTAGCTAACAATGCCATCACCACAACTAGCGCAGCGCCTTGCTCCTGCCGTCGCTGTCTAAGCTGCATATCGCCTCCTTGCTCACACTCCATACATCTCATGGGCTAGCCGAAAAATCAGGCTGCAACACAGCCTCTCGATGGGTAACATGGAAATCAATATTGGCCCCTTGCCGACCTAATGGAAGTGATACCACGCTAACTCCATTGGTGGCGGGTGCTCCAAGCGGTTCGTCCCGCTCACAGCTAGCGCCAGCGTCATAATCAAAGGTGACCAGCGGCTGAGCCTCCTGCATATCCTGAACCGTGCAGCGACAGCCAGGCTCAATCACCACGCACTGCAAGCGAAAAAAAGGCGCTCCGTTTGAATCGGTAGCGCCTTGTCTGCGCAGGGTGTCGGTAATCGATGTCGCCGCGTAAAGAAGCGCTTCCTGATGACGCCCCAATTGATCTACCTGCTTAAACGTATGAAAGGTGCTTAAGAAAAGCTGTCCAGCACCTAGAATCACCACCATACCAATAACCATGGCGACCAGTAGTTCTGTTAACGTAAAACCGCGCTGCACATCCATGGCAGGCCTACCTTTACGGCTGATTGGGAAGTTGGAACACGTAGTTGAAGATATCGTGGGGCTCATTGGGCTCAGTACGCAGACGCACAACTGCATCAAACTGGCAGCCTTGCCGGTCGATACGACTCTCTTGCCCCTGGGTATGACCAAGCGTCGCCGATTGCCCTGCAAACCAATGGCTAAGCCATGCAGACTCAATCGTGGCCAACGGAATCGTGTCACAGTCTTGGTACGAAGAAAGCGCTGCCCACACTCGCTCTTGGGCATCTACCGCTGCGACGTTAGCCAGCGACTGCGTATAACCAGCGCTGGCGCTTTGCAGTGCCTTCACCTGCATCGCGGCGACGCCTATTAGCCCAAACGCTAAAATCACCAGCGCGATAAGCGCCTCAATTAGCGAAAGGCCGTTTTGCCTGCCCATTTACCAGCACGCCTCAGGCAGACGCTCGCCCCGCGCATTAAATTGAATATCGCTTTCACAGCCATCGGTTTGCGAGGTTGTCGCCGTCAGTAAAAAACCACCATCATCTTCACTGCCGTCGGCGACGGTAATAGAGTAGTTGCCATCGGGAGAGGCGGGAGTAAACGAACAGTCAGCATAAGCGTATTGGCGGGAGTAGCAGCGCTCAAGCTCAGAGGCTGCCTGCAACAGGCCAGCATGGGCGTCAGTACGGAGCGAGCGCTCAACATAGCGGGTATAACTGGGGTAAGCAATGCCTGCCACTATTCCAATAATAGCGACGGTAATCAGCATCTCAATAAGCGTAAAACCGTGCTGGCGAGCTTCCTGGCGTCCAGCACGGTTAGCAAAGGGTGAAGGCACTGAGCGTGCTCCTGTATCAGTTGGCCCATACGCGGAGTATGTCGCAAACTGATACGCTTTGCATTAGTCGCTTACAATCACTTGCTCACGCAGCTCTCTCGGCATAGAGAAGGTAATATTTTCCTCGCGGCCCTGAAGCTCAACAGGCACCTCTGCGCCAAATGTTTGAAGCTTGTCGATAACGCCCTTCACCAGTACTTCTGGCGCACTGGCCCCGGCGGTGACCCCAATACGACTAACACCTTCCAGCCACGCTGGCTTAATTTGGTCGGCATTGTCGATTAAATAGGCAGGCGTGCCCATCCGCTCGGAAAGTTCGCGCAGGCGATTAGAGTTGGAGCTATTGGGGCTGCCAACGACCAAGACCAAGTCGCTATCCGCCGCCAGTTCACGCACCGCATCCTGGCGGTTTTGAGTGGCATAACAGATATCATCTTTGCGCGGCCCCTGGATCTCTGGGAACTTTTCCCGCAGCGCATCGATCACTTTGGCCGTGTCATCCATCGAGAGCGTGGTTTGAGTCACAAACGCCAACGCTGACGGATCGTTGACGCCTAACTTCGCCACGTCCTGCTCATCCTCGACTAGGTAAATCTGGCCACCGTGAGAAGTATCGTAACGCCCCATGGTGCCTTCGACTTCCGGATGGCCTTCATGACCAATCAAAATGCACTCTTGGCCGCGCTTAGCATAACGCAACACTTCCAAATGCACTTTGGTAACCAATGGGCAGGTTGCATCGAAGACTTTGAGACCGCGCTGCTCAGCTTCTTGTTGCACGGCACGGGAGACACCGTGAGCCGAGAAAATCACGATTACGTCGTCAGGCACTTCATGCAGCTCTTCAACGAACACCGCGCCACGCTCGCGCAACGTTTCAACCACAAAGCGGTTATGTACTACCTCGTGGCGCACGTAAATGGGTGGGCCAAAGACATCTAGCGCGCGGTTGACGATGTCGATCGCGCGATCCACGCCAGCACAAAAACCGCGCGGGTTCGCCAGCTTGATCTGTATTGGCTGAGAGGACTCTGATGACTGCATAAAAGCGCCTTGATGCAATTGCATCGCCTGTTAAATGAAAACGAGTGCTTAAAATCAGTGTTTGGTGATGGGCGTTACGTTCAGCACATCGACTTCAAACGTCAATGTGCGACCTGCAAGCGGATGGTTAAAGTCCACTTCCACACGGTCGCCATCTATGGTTTTGACCACGCCAGGCAATTCCGTTCCCGCTTTATCGGCAAATGACATCACCATACCGATTTCTGGCGCTTCATCGCCGAAATCGGCGCGCTTCAGCGTTTGAATATTTTGCGGGTTATGCTGCCCAAAGGAGTGCTCAGGTGTGATTTGAAACGCTCCGCTCTGACCTGCGGCCATCCCTTTAATCGGGTGTTCGAAACCAGGGGGCAAGTTACCGTCGCCATACTGGAACGTCGCCGGGGCTTTCTCTTTGGTGGAATCGACTACCGTGCCATCTTCCAGCTTCAGCGTGAAGTGCAGGGTAATCTCCATACCATCATCAATTAGGTAGTCCATGGTTCCTCACTCGTCACTCTATGCTTTCAATCACGCTGCTGTAGCGCGGCTTTCTTACGACGTCGATCACCCATTATCGACTCCCAAATTAACGCCACCGCTCCCAGCGTAATGCCGATATCCGCCACATTAAAGGCAGGATAGTACCAACCAGCGGCATGGAACGATAAGAAATCCACCACATAGCCATGTACTAAACGGTCATACAGATTACCCAGGGCACCGCCAATAATCAGCGGCAACGCCACGGCCAGCAGTTTTTCATCCGCCCTAACGCGGGAAAGCCAAACGGTTAAGCCAATGCTGGCACCAATGGCAATCAGCGCAAAAAACCAGCGCTGCCAGCCGGGGTGGTCCGCTAAAAAGCTGAACGCAGCGCCTGTATTGTGCAGTAGCGTCAGGTTGAAAAACGGCAGCACCTCAACGGGCTGGGCGTAATTCAAAAAATGGCTGGCGGTGTATTTTGTTAGCAAATCTAACACGATAATCGCCACCGCTAGCCACAGCCAGCGCAGCGGCCGCCGCATCGGCGGCCGCTGGTGTGGATCATTGGTGGTTGACGCAGTGTTAGGCATAGTAACGAATCTCGCCGCTGCCTTCTGGAAGATTGCTGATACAGCGACCACACAGGTCGGAATGCTCAGCGTGGGTGCCTACATCAGCCCGATGGTGCCAGCAGCGCTCGCACTTCTGGTGTTCGCTTCCGCTAACCGCCACTTTCAAGCCGTCAAGCTCGGTGCTTTCTGCATTGGCGGCATCCGCTAGCGGCGCTAGATGAACTTCACTGGTGAGCATCACGAAGCGCAGCTCGTCGCCCAACTTGGACAGCGTAGCGTTCAGTTCGTCGCTCACGTAAAGCGTGACTTCCGCCGCCAAGCTACCTTTGATGACTTTGGCATTACGGGCGTCTTCTAAGCACTTGTTCACCGAATGCTTAACTTCCAGCACCTGCTCCCAGAAGGCGCGGCCCAGCTCAGCGCCATCATCTAAGGTGCCAAGCCCAGTGTAGTAAGTTTCCAGCAGTACGCTGTCGCCACGTTTGCCGGGAATATGCTCGTAGATCTCCTCAGCGGTAAACGACAGAATCGGCGCAACCCAGCGGCTCAGCGCTTCAACCACATGATAAAGCGCGGTTTGCGCGCTGCGGCGGGCGAGCGAATCTGTTTGGGTGGTGTACTGGCGGTCTTTGATGACATCCAGGTAGAAACCACCTAATTCCCGTGCGCAGAAACCATGTACCTGCTGATACACATCCAGGAAACGGTACTCTTCGTAGGCTTTTTCGATGCGCCCTTGCAGCTGTGCCGCACGGTCAACCACCCACTGATCCAGCGCCAACATATCGCCAAAGGCCACCTGATCGTTTGCCGGATCGAAACCATTCAAGTTAGAAAGCAAAAAGCGTGCAGTGTTACGGATACGACGATACACATCGGCGGTACGCTTCAAGATTTCGTCAGACACCGCCATTTCACCGGAGTAGTCGGTAGACGCGACCCAAAGGCGCAAAATATCAGCGCCCAACTTATCCATCACGCTTTGCGGCGCGACCACATTCCCCAGCGATTTGGACTGCTTACGGCCCTGTGAATCGACGGTAAAGCCATGGGTTAGCAGCTGACGATATGGCGCATGACCATCAATCGCAGATCCGGTCAGTAGCGACGAATGGAACCAGCCACGGTGCTGGTCCGAGCCTTCCAGGTACAAATCAGCACGCGGGCCACTTTCATGGCCATGAGGATGCGAGCCACGTAGCACATGACGATGCGTGGAACCGGAGTCAAACCAGACATCCAATGTATCGGTGACTTTGTCGTACTCGGCGGCTTCGGCACCGAGTAGCTCGGCAGGTTCGAGTTTAAACCACGCCTCAATGCCCTCTTGCTCGACGCGCTTAGCCGCCTCTCCCATCAGTTCAACCGTGTTGGGGTGCAGCTCGCCCGTTTGCTTATGCAAGAAGAACGGAATCGGCACGCCCCAGTTGCGCTGGCGAGAGATACACCAATCCGGACGATTAGCGATCATGCTATGCAGACGCGCCTTGCCCCACGCGGGGGTGAACTCGGTGGCTTCGATGCCTTCCAACGCCCGCTCGCGCAGGGTTTTGCCGTCTTTACCTTTGATATCCATGCCCACAAACCACTGGGCGGTGGCACGATAAATCACCGGGGACTTATGGCGCCAGCAGTGCATATAGCTATGTTTAATGGGCGTGTGCGCCATTAGCGCATTAACCTCGCGCAGCTTCTCAACGATATGCGGGTTAGCTTTCCAAATCATCTGGCCGCCGAAGAACGGCAGATCATCGGCGTAGACACCGTTCCCTTGCACAGGGTTAAGCATGTCGTCAAAGCTCATGTCATGCTCACGGCAGGTGATAAAGTCATCCATACCGTAAGAAGGCGCTGAGTGAACGATGCCCGTACTGCCCACTTCGGACTCAACGTAATCCGCTAGGTAAACCGGCGAGAGGCGGTCATAGAACGGATGACGGAAGTTGATCAGGTCAAGCGCTGTGCCTTGCGCAGTAGCGATTACGCTGCCCGACAGTCCAAAGCGCTCTAAACAGCTTTCTACCAGCTCTTCTGCGAGCAGCAGCAGACGTTCACCGGTATCCACAAGCGCGTAAGTAAACTCAGGGTGAACGTTCAACGCCTGGTTAGCGGGGATTGTCCAAGGCGTGGTGGTCCAGATCACAACAGCCGCAGGCTTGGGCAATTCGCTTAGGCCAAAGGCCGCCGCTAGCTTGTCGGTATCCTCTACCGGGAAAGCGACGTCGATCGCGTCGGATTTTTTATCGGCGTATTCAACTTCCGCCTCAGCAAGGGCCGAGCCACAATCAAAGCACCAGTTAACCGGCTTTAAGCCTTTGAACACGTAACCCGCATCCACCATTTCCGCCAAGGCACGGATTTCGCCTGCTTCATTGGCATAATCCATTGTGCGGTAAGGGTGGTCCCAATCACCGATGATCCCCAGACGAACAAAGTCCGCTAGCTGCGTTTCGATCTGCGCGCCGGCATATTCACGGCAAAGCTCGCGGGCTTTATCCGCGGCCAAATGTTTACCGTGGGTGGTTTCTACCTTGTGCTCAATAGGCAAACCGTGGCAATCCCAGCCCGGCACGTAAGGGGCATCAAAGCCTGCCAGATTCTTCGACTTAACAATAATGTCTTTAAGGATTTTATTGAGAGCGTGACCAATATGGATACTGCCGTTGGCGTAGGGAGGGCCATCGTGCAGAACAAACAGCGGCGCACCCGCGCGGGCATCGCGCAAGCGCTGGTATAGGTTCATATCCTGCCATTTAGAAACGCGCCCTGGCTCCTGCTTCGGCAGCATGCCGCGCATAGGAAAGTCGGTTTCTGGCAAGTTTAGCGTGTGCTTATAATCCATAGTCCGGTCAGCCGTCGTTAGCATCGGCGGCGTTATCCGCCGAAGAGAAATCAGAAGAAGCGGTCTCACGCCCAAGCGGGGCCGAGGCCAGCGGAAGAGAATTCATGCAGCCAGCACCCGCTGCTGCAAAGTAGCGGCGCGCTCTGGCTTGATCGTGTTCAATTTGCGTTTTTAGCGCATCAAAGTCGTCAAATTTCACTTCCCCGCGCAAACGCGCGCAGGGGTAAACCGTCAGCCGCTGACCATAAAGGTCGCCTGAAAATTCCAACAGATGAACTTCCAGCGTGGGGCGCTTAGACCCCACCGTTGGCCGAAAGCCAACATTCGCCACGGCGGGGTAGCGCTGCCCGTTAGCCAGCTCGGCCACCACAGCAAACACGCCACGCAGCGTTAATGGCTGAGGCAACAGCGGCAGGTTGGCAGTGGGCACACCAATGGTGCGCCCTAGCTGCTGGTCGCGTACCACACGGCCATGCAGTGAATATGACCTGCCAAGCAGGCGTGCAGCCACGTCAAAGTTACCGCTCGCCAGCAAAGTACGCACGCGTGTACTGGATACCCGCTCGTCATCAACTTTAAAGGTGCGTGTGTGCTCTACACCAAATCCTTCCACCTGCCCGACAGTTTCAAGCAAGGTGAAGTCGCCACGGCGGTCGCAACCAAAGCGGAAGTCGTCGCCCACCACCAGATGCTTCACCCCCAAGCCCTTAATTAGCACTTGATCGATAAACTCGCGCCCGGTCAGGCTGCGTAAGGCATCGTTGAAAGGCAGGCACAGCACCTGTTCGGCACCATGATCACGCAGCAAGCGAACTTTTTCACGCAGGCGGGTAAGCCGCGGCGGCGCTTGATCACCGGCAAAAAACTCCCGCGGCTGAGGCTCAAACACCACCACGGTCAACGGCACCTTCAAACGCGCCGAATGCTCACGGCACTGCTGCAGGATCGCCTGATGGCCGCGATGCACACCATCAAAATTACCGATGGTGGCAACGCAGCCCCGATGAGCCGCTGTCAGATTGTGCAGACCTCGAATGACGTGCATGGCACCTCTTTTTTAAAAGCCTTTTTTAAAAGCGTTTGATTATAACGAACGCGCTGATCAGGTGCAGGGTAAGATTACGTTAGCCCTGGCATCACCTTTTTTCACCCTAACGCTGCCTGTTGGCGCATCAGCTATTCATCTTAAAGTGACGCAGCCGCAGGCCAAGCGCGGTCAGCCAGGCAAAATAAAGCCCGCCACCCAGCACGACTAACCCTGCTACCCAGCGAATGCGCTGCCACAGTTCAAAATCAAGCCACTCCTGCCAGTCGGGAGCAGCCAGATAAAGCGCAATACTCATCAACGCGCTACCGCCCACCAGTTGTACTGCGTAGCGTCCCCATCCCGGCTGAAAGACCAATACCTTCTGGCGATAGAGCAAATATCCCAGCAACCCAGCATTTAAAAATGCTGAAAGCGCGGTCGCCAATGCCAAGCCTGCGTGAGCAAGCGGCCAAATTAACAGCAGGTTGAACACCATGTTAGCCACCATGGCAATAATGCCTACTTTAACCGGTGTTTTAGTATCCTGACGGGCAAAGAAGCCCGGTGCTAATACCTTGATCAGCATAAATGCCACCAATCCAAAGGCGTACGCGCGCAGGCTCATGGCGGCCATTTGAATATCGGTATCGGTCATTGCCCCGTAGTGGAACAAGGTAATCAAAAACGGTTCTGCGAGTACGGCCAGTGCCAGCGCGGCGGGCACACCCAGCAGCAGTACGACGCGAATGGCCCAGTCTAGCATTGCAGAAAAGTGTTCGGTGGACTGCTCCGCATGACGTTTGGAAAGCGCAGGCAAGATAATGGTGCCAATCGCCACACCGAAAACCCCAAGCGGAAGTTCGACCAACCTATCCGAGTAGTACAGCCAAGACACGCTGCCCGCCGTTAACAACGAGGCCAGCACCGTATCCAGTAGCAAGTTAATTTGCGATACCGATACGCCAAACAGCGCAGGAGCCATGAGCTTCAGGATGCGCTTCACGCCTTCGTGGGCAAAATTTGGCCACGGGGTCGGCAGCAACCCAAGACGCAGCAAAAACGGCACCTGAAACGCTAACTGGGCAGCACCCGCAATCAACACCCCCCAGGCTAGCGCCATGGCGGGTTCTTCCATTAACGGCATTAATAGTAGCGCCGCGCCAATCAGCGACATATTCAGCAGCACGGGGGTGAACGCGGGCACCGCAAAGCGGTTCCAGGTGTTCAGCACACTACCCGAAAAAGCGGTTAACGAAATCAGCAGCAAATAGGGAAACGTCAGGCGTAGCATGTCGGCAGTCATGGCCAACTTTTCGGGGTCGCGCCCGAAGCCAGGGGCAAACACCCACACCAGCCACGGGGCGCCCAGCATCGCCAACGCTGTTATTAGCGCCAAAATAGCCGTCAGGCTGCCCGCTACCGCATTCAGCAGCTCGCGAATTTCCTGCTTACTGCGCTGGGTTGAGTACTCTGAAAGCACCGGCACAAAGGCTTGGTTAAACGCCCCTTCGGCAAACAAACGGCGCAGAAAGTTAGGGATTTTAAACGCAACGAAGAACGCATCGGCCCCGCTTCCCGCCCCCAAAAAGGTAGCCACCACCACATCGCGCACCAACCCCATCACACGCGACAACATGGTCATGGCACTGACCACTAACCCAGAGCGCATCAGCCCGCGGCGCGGGGGCGACATGTTTGCTTGCGGTGGCGTGTTGGCGGTCATCACTCAATCCATAGCAACTAAAACAAGAGATCCAACGTCGCCGCGGGCAACGCGACGTATAGACACAAAAAAACCGGCCGCAGCCGGTTTTTTTTATGGCGCCTGCCGGCTTACGCCGCCAGAGCCTTAATGCGCTTGTTCAAGCGGCTTTTCAGACGTGCAGCTTTCTTCTTAGAAAGAACGTCTTTATCAGCGATGCGGTCGACAACCGGCTGCATTGCCCGGAACTCTTCCATCGCTTTGCCATGATCGCCGGTGCTGATCGCTTTGATCACACGCTTGATGTAGGTGCGGACCATGCTGCGCTGGCTGGCTTTCAGGACGCGACGAGTCTCGGCCTGGCGGGCGCGCTTGCGTGCTTGCTTGCTGTTCGCCACAGGTATCTCCTTGGAGAATAAAGGTTGCCAATAAACGGCAACGGATTAACTATGTGTTTGTCGGTTTGCGTGGGCAAGGACACGACATTTCCGTCAGAATCTTTCCACAATAACCAATTGATTTGGAAGCAATTAAAATACTGCCAAATAGTGTAACGAGCAGTTCAAAATCTGCCCGTCCACGGGTCTTGTCTGAGAGGATGGCGTAGTCTATCACGCGTTAAGCGGGCTTGCCAGCGCTTGTCAATGCTTTTCCCGCACGGATCGCTACTCACCCGCTAAGGCAATGCCTGCCCCGTTGGTGCAAGAATTTTGCGCAGAAAACGCCGCGTCCGCTCATCTTGAGGATTGGTGAACAGCGCTTCGGGCGGCCCTTGTTCGACAATTTGCCCTTCATCCATAAACACTACCCGGTCGGCGACGTCTCTGGCGAACTGCATTTCATGGGTCACCACAATCATGGTTTGCTGTTCAGCGGCGAGCTGCTTCATTAAGCTCAGCACCTCTTCCACCCATTGTGGGTCCAGCGATGAGGTTGGCTCGTCGAATAGAATAACATCGGCATTCGCGGCCATCGCACGCCCAATACCTACCCGCTGTTGTTGGCCACCAGAAAGCGATGCTGGGTAAGCATCCGCCTTATCGGCCAAGCCAATGCGCTCTAAAATCTCCCTTGCCCTAGCGTGCGCCTGAGCCTTAGGCAGTTTATCCACGACAATCATGCCTTCGCTGATATTTTCTAACGCCGTTTTGTTAGCAAACAGCCCATAGTTCTGAAACACGAAAGCAGTTCGTCGGCGTAGTGCCAGAATATCGGCACGACTGGCACGTCGGGCATCGACTCTTAAATCGCCTACCGTGATGTGTCCCGCCTCTGGGCGTTCCAGAAAGTTAATACAGCGCAACAGCGTTGACTTACCGGTACCCGAGGGACCAATAATGACGATAATTTCACCCTGTTCCAGGTGCAAATCAACGTCGGTAAATACTGGCTGCTGGCCAAAACGCTTACTGACAGATTCGAGGGTAATCATCGCTGGTACGCCTTATTCAGATACGTTTCCAGACGGCGCTGGCCCCAGGAAAGCGCTTCCACCACCACCCAGTAAATAATCGCCACCAGCAGAAATGCTTCCAGATAGAGAAAGCTTCCAGAAGCCTCTTTTTGGGTAGCGCCCATCATTTCGGTCACCCCCAGGGTAAATGCCAGAGATGTCGCTTTAATCATATCGATGAAGTAGTTCATCAGCGTTGGCGTCGCCACGCGGGTGGCTTGGGGCAGAATGATCCGTCGCATCAATTGAGACTGGGTCATACCGATGGACAGCGCCGCTTCGGTCTGGCTGCGGTCAATACCCACAATTGCCGCACGAATGGATTCCGCCATATACGCCGAAAAGTGCAGCGTTAAACCCAGCACCGCGGCGGTCACCCCGTTGATGGAAATCAGTGCATTAATCAGTTGGGGCAAGCCGTAATAAAACAAAAATAGCTGCACCAATAGCGGCGTTCCGCGAAAAAACGAGATAAACAGCAGCGCCGCGCCGTTCAACACTGGCACCCGCGACACCCGAATGACCGCCAAGAGGCAGGCAATAATCAACGCAAACACCATGGCGATACTCGCCATCTGTAGCGTTAACGGTAAATAGCTCAGTAGGACCGGCAACAGGCCCCACATATACTCCACATTCAGCATGGTTATTCCAACGTTAGCTTAGTCGCAATAAGCAAAACGGCCGTGGCATTGCCACGGCCGCAATCTAAAGATAGCCGTCACGAAGTAAAAGCCGCGATTATGGCTGAGTGATATCAGTATCGAACCATTTCCGCGATATTTCACCTAACGTGCCGTTTTCACGCAGCTCTTCCAAAGCGGCGCCTACGCGATCACGCTGAGCACGCCCCTCTTCATCATCACGGAACGGCAGCGCGTTTTCTATGATAGTGAACGGCTGGCCAGCCAAGGAAAGCGGCAAACCGCGTTCGCTGATCACCTGACTGGCGCTAACGCGATCCATCACAAACGCATCCACACGGCCAAGCGCCACATCCTGCTCGACGTTGGATTCGTAAGTACGGATATCGATCTCATCGGCATTAGGCTGTTCACGCAGCAACTGCTCGTAATTAGATCCCAGGTTCACCGCTACGCTTTTGCCGGATAAATCTTCAACCCCCTGAATAGTGTCATTACCTGCCCGCACAACAACCTGGGCACCATCGTAAACATACGGCTCGGTGAAGGCGTACTTCGCTTTGCGCTCATCGGTAATGGTAATCTGGTTAGCAATGGTATCAATGCGCCCAGACTCCAACATGCCCGCCAAGCCAGAGAAGCTTGCTGTCACGAACTCAATCTCATCGCCAGTCACATCACCAACGGCGTTCATAACATCGACTTCAAAGCCTTTCAGTTCGTTTTGCTCAACAAACGTAAAGGGGAAATACCCCCCAGACATGCCGACTCGCAGCGTATCTGCATAAGCAGCGGCAGACAGCACACCACCCACAACGCTAAGCGAAAGAACGGCAACGGCTTTTTTCCAACGGCTCACATTCGCCATATTCATTTTCCCCTCTAGGGCACCGAAGCACCCTGCTTTAAACGTGGGCACCGGTTGCGACGTTCGTCGAATATCTACCAGTGCGATGAGGCCAAGATACCAGCAAAAAAGAAATAATAAACAGCTTTCTTAGTGTTTTTTGGAATTTAGGGGCAACTGGTGGTGCTATAGTGATGCCTCAGATGGCTAAACCTTGGCCTTACCAGAAATAACGGCTTTAAACCCTGCCTTGGTGATCGGCTGCTGATTGGCGTCAACCACCTTGCCGCCTAAACGGGCCAATGATTTGGCAAGAGAAACCAACCGCGCAAGCTGAAGCTTGCTGGGCGAAAGGGAGCGACCACTCTCATTCACCTTAATAGTGACGCCCTTAATTAAGTACTGGCTATTATCATCAGTAAACGAAGGAAGCTGCCCAGGAGGAAAGGCGTTTTCAATCACAATAGGGTTACGTGAAGACTCCCCCATCACCGTAAAAGATTTCGCACTAGGCTCATACACCGCTCCCGCCGATGCCAGCGCTACGCTTAAGCGCTCATTTAGCCCAGGGGATGGCGTTTCAAACAGCACCTGCACGCCCCAAGAAGCATCGCTCTCATTCACCAGCGTGGGAATATCTTCCGCTTTCGCGCCCATCGAAAGCTTTCTGGGCCGATCAGCAGGCTGGGAAGCGCCTCTAAACTCATCGCTAAGGATCAAATACATAGCGACAAAGCCACAGGTAAGGCTAACCCACATCGTACCAATCGCCACCACTAGCGTGAGCGTATACGTATCCATACTATGTTTATTATCCTTACCCTATTTTTGCCAGCACGGCCAAAAGTGAACCGGCCAAGTGAATTATGCTAGATAAGCGCGTCACCACAAGCTCCCTTGGTCTATAGCGGCTTTTGAAGCTACCCCAACATCGCTCACGTATGCAACACACCGCTATACCCGAGTATACCTCCGCACCTTCATGCCCGAGTAACCCACTGCACCGTTATGCCCGAGTAACCCACCGCACCGTTATTCCCGAGTAAACCACCACACCATGCCCGAGCCCCCCCCCACCACACCGCCATTCCCGAGTGGGGTTATCGGGAATCCATTTTGACCTTTGCCCGATAAAACTCAGCTGCCTGCCTCACCATGGATTCCCGCTAAGGACATGCGGGAATGACGGACCTGGGGCGTAACCTCTGCGAGTGGCGGGTGTTCAGCTACCTCAACATCGCTCGCGTATGCAACACACCGCCATGCCCGAGTAACC is part of the Halomonas sp. GT genome and harbors:
- a CDS encoding pilus assembly PilX family protein → MQLRQRRQEQGAALVVVMALLASALIIGVICVQSAFVDERLASNYRASTLAQMRAEIAASHAVASFNHLEWGDSVLTINSNQTLRWENVVMHPLTTVLGDDCEHNSCLFLPVERDGQPWVVALGAVIANASTDSETLLAQSLPVFIKVEEGEESHQTKATVVWH
- the ispH gene encoding 4-hydroxy-3-methylbut-2-enyl diphosphate reductase; protein product: MQSSESSQPIQIKLANPRGFCAGVDRAIDIVNRALDVFGPPIYVRHEVVHNRFVVETLRERGAVFVEELHEVPDDVIVIFSAHGVSRAVQQEAEQRGLKVFDATCPLVTKVHLEVLRYAKRGQECILIGHEGHPEVEGTMGRYDTSHGGQIYLVEDEQDVAKLGVNDPSALAFVTQTTLSMDDTAKVIDALREKFPEIQGPRKDDICYATQNRQDAVRELAADSDLVLVVGSPNSSNSNRLRELSERMGTPAYLIDNADQIKPAWLEGVSRIGVTAGASAPEVLVKGVIDKLQTFGAEVPVELQGREENITFSMPRELREQVIVSD
- a CDS encoding type IV pilus modification PilV family protein; protein product: MGRQNGLSLIEALIALVILAFGLIGVAAMQVKALQSASAGYTQSLANVAAVDAQERVWAALSSYQDCDTIPLATIESAWLSHWFAGQSATLGHTQGQESRIDRQGCQFDAVVRLRTEPNEPHDIFNYVFQLPNQP
- the fkpB gene encoding FKBP-type peptidyl-prolyl cis-trans isomerase, producing MDYLIDDGMEITLHFTLKLEDGTVVDSTKEKAPATFQYGDGNLPPGFEHPIKGMAAGQSGAFQITPEHSFGQHNPQNIQTLKRADFGDEAPEIGMVMSFADKAGTELPGVVKTIDGDRVEVDFNHPLAGRTLTFEVDVLNVTPITKH
- a CDS encoding type IV pilin protein; its protein translation is MPSPFANRAGRQEARQHGFTLIEMLITVAIIGIVAGIAYPSYTRYVERSLRTDAHAGLLQAASELERCYSRQYAYADCSFTPASPDGNYSITVADGSEDDGGFLLTATTSQTDGCESDIQFNARGERLPEACW
- the lspA gene encoding signal peptidase II, which gives rise to MPNTASTTNDPHQRPPMRRPLRWLWLAVAIIVLDLLTKYTASHFLNYAQPVEVLPFFNLTLLHNTGAAFSFLADHPGWQRWFFALIAIGASIGLTVWLSRVRADEKLLAVALPLIIGGALGNLYDRLVHGYVVDFLSFHAAGWYYPAFNVADIGITLGAVALIWESIMGDRRRKKAALQQRD
- a CDS encoding PilW family protein, coding for MDVQRGFTLTELLVAMVIGMVVILGAGQLFLSTFHTFKQVDQLGRHQEALLYAATSITDTLRRQGATDSNGAPFFRLQCVVIEPGCRCTVQDMQEAQPLVTFDYDAGASCERDEPLGAPATNGVSVVSLPLGRQGANIDFHVTHREAVLQPDFSASP